Proteins co-encoded in one Lineus longissimus chromosome 11, tnLinLong1.2, whole genome shotgun sequence genomic window:
- the LOC135495547 gene encoding protein fantom-like isoform X7: protein MPEIRHNMDIDTDRVPVRDANSRKRAKMIAEDADPLAQREAHTRATVSKWTREDLEDKYLRMYEENIVLKKHARKQEDKIKRMATKLLRLVSDKKKTEHSDKGSGGHKGRDIETEEMLEDLHGKIRELEKHNAQLKDKLMVTKQQLTITGTRHTPYPNAQSRINTGIAKHHHSDARVTKNIRVQGPSPGLTGTARAHSPTLPRYGHSLLEDARFEIRKQERTIEELNEQINIYEQDVEFVKEQMRMREAEFEEDLLKIKQQATAGQRATVQENVDMIRLQREVKEKSMKLTSLTTKYQHMEDKLHTMKTSHDQLLMEMEHLNHQLNQEQNRVLTLQNELKAGSATQRKIYELEEQVESFKRDNAVLTEANEKLVTSAFDLERERDWRQRENALKVQIAQLEATLKADVGEKGGIIDKYAEERDARDKAEKELSEKQIQFYELKEEHDELKEKMKFFTKESAVDFTEIEETLVLVKQKKEKGEQELDFLQKVDGETRKDYQKQLTMLQAEYAETINELEKTRNMLIVQHNINKDYQIEVESVSRKMDEIKLEYETKLDEYAKLLDIRAARIKKLEAQLKDIAYGTRQYRITEDDDAMSDTEEFDETVHLERGQNLFEIHINKMMLSDEGLRAMGDEEPAVFCTWEFYEFEIQATTVMKSGRPEFDFTSQYIVKVDDFFLHYLQKETTTVELHHAFGTDYTTVAVCQLQFKDIFDKTHGRVHGVAQLIGTDSGTVGLNYGSVEYWIRLRVPMDQALRLYKERTKALGYITSNLKATDQALQALDETARGRPTDNVNEMHVKLIRCTGVKARREGTQPSPYAVYRFFDYPDHDTTIVQNSNNPEFNDHKSYPIPMTVDLDKYLKGQSLMVYVFDDTDPEEAAYLGVATVPLLPLAHDKTVKGTFELRQADGSVNGSVDVQLKWQYSYMPPKTSTKTAAQLLASGPAEKPGHPVLMPGEDLSKSPDAQATSFALPAPQAASTPMKSMAKAKARPQEMRVTFPPPSLEQPKEGPVQPIEEYISPAQAAQAASEVQEEYVTEMRLEKKKPTITLTESSKDGLTVTYGEPEFGQPQRPVPKPRTDENELEELAAIAARLEPTPPEPERMEVAAPQPEVEEEDVTKAKGTIAAAIRKKREAKAAREEAGKKEKEEKKKEKKKKEEPVKEITPPVVRVEDDDEDTEIEEELEHDDVTEERPAETGESSMESDSEGLVLIGQRSKNKSASVKQADSVTVTIASFSLEEGTSIFTEPSVQMLFVEYRFLNCPPDELETPFSLPKPQNPHMPIVFNFQKIFHVDMERNYEKRQHLASMLLPDHPDDGRICFTVVSEPTEDNQSAECEDIGSAFVSVRDILKSGKNIYEKDIPVFDVRDGKSVIGSLNVTVECLEAMKAVQEELQ from the exons ATGCCAGAGATTAGACACAATATGGACATCGATACTGACCGGGTTCCTGTCCGGGATGCAAATTCCCGGAAGAGAGCAAAAATGATTGCAGAAGATG CTGATCCCTTAGCCCAAAGAGAAGCGCACACCCGTGCCACGGTGTCAAAATGGACCCGTGAAGACCTCGAAGACAAGTACCTCCGAATGTACGAGGAGAATATCGTCTTGAAAAAACATGCGAGGAAGCAGGAGGATAAAATCAAAAG AATGGCCACAAAGCTTTTACGTCTTGTCAGCGACAAGAAGAAGACTGAGCACAGTGACAAGGGAAGTGGGG gcCACAAAGGACGAGATATAGAGACAGAAGAAATGCTCGAAGACCTGCATGGGAAGATCAGAGAATTAGAGAAACATAATGCACAGCTCAAAGACAAG CTTATGGTCACAAAACAACAGTTGACCATCACTGGCACCAGACACACACCGTACCCTAATGCTCAGTCAAGAATTAACACT GGCATTGCCAAACACCATCATAGTGATGCCAGGGTGACCAAGAATATCCGAGTGCagggaccatctccaggacTCACCGGCACAGCCAG AGCTCATTCACCTACATTACCTAGATATGGACACAGCTTACTGGAAGATGCCCGCTTTGAGATCAGGAAACA GGAAAGAACGATAGAGGAGCTGAACGAACAGATCAACATCTACGAGCAGGATGTAGAATTTGTAAAAGAGCAGATGAGAATGAGAGAGGCAGAGTTCGAGGAGGACCTGTTGAAGATCAAACAACAAGCGACTGCCGGGCAGCGGGCGACCGTCCAGGAGAATGTCGATATGATTCGGCTGCAGCGCGAGGTCAAGGAGAAGTCTATGAAGCTGACGTCATTGACGACGAAATATCAGCATATGGAAGAT AAACTCCACACGATGAAGACGAGTCATGACCAGTTGCTGATGGAAATGGAACATCTGAATCATCAGTTGAACCAGGAGCAGAATAGGGTACTGACGCTACAGAATGAACTCAAGGCTGGTTCCGCCACGCAGCGTAAAATTTACGAG CTTGAGGAGCAAGTGGAGTCGTTCAAGAGGGATAATGCTGTCCTTACGGAGGctaatgagaaacttgtcacaag TGCCTTTGACCTCGAGAGGGAGAGAGACTGGCGGCAGAGAGAGAACGCCCTGAAGGTCCAGATCGCACAACTGGAGGCGACACTCAAAGCTGACGTCGGAGAGAAGGGTGGCATAATTGATAAATATGCTGAAGAGAGGG aTGCCCGTGACAAGGCTGAGAAGGAACTTAGCGAGAAACAGATTCAGTTTTATGAACTGAAAGAAGAACATGACGAACTCAAAGAAAAGATGAAGTTCTTTACTAAG GAAAGTGCTGTCGATTTCACTGAGATTGAAGAAACTTTGGTTCTGGTGAAACAAAAGAAGGAGAAGGGAGAACAGGAACTGGACTTCCTACAGAAGGTGGATGGTGAGACAAGAAAAG ACTACCAGAAGCAGTTGACCATGCTTCAGGCCGAATACGCCGAGACAATAAATGAGCTCGAGAAGACGCGAAACATGTTAATCGTCCAGCACAACATCAACAAAGACTACCAGATTGAAGTGGAGTCAGTCAGTCGCAAGATGGACGAGATTAAATTAGAATACGAGACAAAACTTGACGAGTACGCCAAACTATTAGACATCAGAGCAGCTCGGATCAAG AAACTGGAAGCTCAACTCAAGGACATTGCATATGGAACAAGGCAGTATAGAATCACAGAAGATGATGAT GCGATGTCTGATACTGAAGAGTTTGACGAGACAGTTCACTTGGAGCGTGGCCAGAATCTGTTTGAGATTCATATCAACAAG ATGATGCTGTCTGATGAAGGCCTGCGGGCCATGGGGGATGAGGAACCAGCCGTCTTCTGTACCTGGGAGTTCTACGAGTTTGAAATCCAGGCAACAACTGTGATGAAGAGTGGCAG ACCTGAGTTTGACTTCACGTCTCAATATATTGTCAAGGTGGATGATTTCTTCCTTCACTATCTACAAAAG GAAACTACCACAGTTGAGCTGCACCATGCCTTTGGGACAGATTATACAACGGTGGCAGTCTGCCAGTTACAGTTCAAGGACATATTTGACAAGACACACGGCCGAGTCCATGGGGTTGCGCAGCTCATTG GTACGGACAGCGGTACTGTCGGTCTGAATTACGGAAGCGTCGAGTACTGGATAAGGTTGAGGGTCCCAATGGATCAGGCACTGCGCTTGTACAAG GAGCGTACTAAGGCCCTGGGTTACATCACATCCAACCTCAAGGCAACAGACCAAGCCCTTCAAGCCCTTGATGAGACAGCCAGGGGCAGACCAACGGACAATGTCAATGAGATGCATGTCAAGTTGATCAGGTGCACGGGTGTCAAGGCCAGGAGAGAAG GTACCCAGCCATCGCCGTACGCTGTGTACAGATTCTTTGACTACCCAGATCATGACACGACCATAGTTCAAAACAGTAACAACCCTGAGTTCAATGATCACAAGTCCTATCCTATCCCGATGACGGTCGACTTGGATAAATATCTGAAAGGCCAG TCGTTAATGGTTTACGTGTTTGACGACACTGACCCCGAGGAAGCAGCCTACCTCGGCGTGGCCACTGTCCCCCTGCTGCCCCTCGCCCACGACAAAACAGTCAAAGGAACGTTTGAATTGAGGCAGGCTGATGGTTCGGTCAATGGTAGCGTGGACGTCCAGTTGAAGTGGCAGTACTCGTATATGCCTCCGAAGACTTCCACCAAGACTGCAGCACAG CTCCTGGCCAGTGGTCCGGCCGAAAAGCCTGGGCACCCGGTCCTCATGCCAGGTGAGGACTTGTCCAAGTCACCAGACGCCCAGGCTACGAGCTTTGCCCTGCCCGCCCCACAGGCAGCGTCAACCCCCATGAAGTCAATGGCAAAGGCTAAGGCCAGGCCGCAGGAAATGAGGGTGACGTTCCCACCTCCGTCGTTAGAGCAACCGAAAGAGGGTCCGGTACAACCGATAGAGGAATACATATCACCAGCCCAGGCGGCCCAGGCAGCTTCAGAGGTACAGGAG GAATATGTCACTGAAATGCGTTTGGAAAAGAAGAAGCCGACAATAACGCTGACTGAGAGCTCTAAAGACGGCCTGACGGTGACGTACGGTGAGCCAGAGTTTGGTCAGCCACAGAGACCAGTCCCTAAGCCAAGAACAG ATGAGAATGAACTCGAGGAGTTGGCTGCAATCGCAGCACGCCTTGAACCCACCCCGCCGGAGCCTGAGAGGATGGAAG tggcggcgccacagcCTGAGGTGGAGGAGGAAGACGTGACGAAGGCCAAGGGGACAATCGCTGCTGCCATCAGGAAAAAAAGAGAGGCAAAGGCAGCACGGGAAGAAGCTG gaaagaaagaaaaagaagagaagaagaaggaaaagaaaaagaaag aggAGCCAGTTAAGGAAATCACG CCTCCAGTGGTTAGGGTTGAGGATGACGATGAAG ACACCGAGATAGAGGAAGAACTCGAACATGATGACGTCACCGAAGAGCGACCGGCTGAAACTGGAGAGTCGAGTATGGAGTCGGACAGCGAGGGATTGGTCCTGATTGGGCAAAGGAGTAAGAATAAGTCGGCCAGCGTG AAACAAGCCGACTCTGTCACAGTGACTATCGCGTCGTTCAGCCTCGAGGAAGGAACGTCCATTTTCACGGAGCCAAGTGTTCAGATGCTTTTCGTTGAATACCGGTTCCTTAATTGTCCACCAGACGAATTAGAGACGCCGTTCTCATTACCAAAGCCACAAAATCCACACATGCCTATCGTCTTTAACTTCCAGAAAA TATTTCACGTCGACATGGAGAGAAACTATGAGAAACGCCAACACCTGGCGAGCATGTTATTGCCAGACCATCCTGATGATGGACG GATCTGTTTCACTGTTGTGAGTGAGCCCACCGAGGACAACCAGAGTGCTGAGTGCGAGGACATCGGGTCAGCTTTCGTTAGTGTACGAGATATTCTCAAGTCGGGCAAGAATATCTATGAAAAGGATATTCCTG TGTTTGATGTTCGAGATGGGAAGAGTGTGATCGGATCTCTCAATGTTACTGTCGAATGCCTTGAAGCTATGAAAGCTGTGCAAGAGGAACTCCAGTAG